AGAGCGCTTTTAATGCGCTTTTTTAATATCAACCAAACATCCGTACGTATGAACCGCAAAACCGATTGGCTTAAAATATTATTGTTTATGATGGGCGTCCACAGCATGCCGGGAACTATAACCGCGCAGGATAAAGGCGGCAACTCACTTTACCAGCAAACCAGCGAAGTGAATAATATCATGGTAAAATATAACGCCGACCGGGGCAACCTGGGGCGTTTTTATTTTATCGATAATTCACCCGAACGCCGCGAACGCATGCGAACCTTGTACGAGGACTACCTGCAACAACTGTCGCCGCTCAACTTCGAAAGTTTACCGGTAGGCTCGCAGGTAGACTACCTGCTGTTCCGCCAGGATTTACAAGAACAACTGCGCCGCCTGGACGTAGAAAAGAAAGAAGTAGAGCAACTGAAAACCTGGTTCGCCTTCGCCGATGAACTGTACGTGACAGAGGCCAAACGCCGCCGTGGTGCTGAACTTGAGGCACAACCAATGGCCTCTTCATGGCACAATATGGCGCTAACCATCAGGAAAAATATCAAACAGCTGGAAGCATCCGGCAGTATGAACATTTACCTGATCCGCCGCGGCGCAGGCATTGTAAGGGGTTTAAAGGAAGTATTGCAAACAGTAGATGCTTTCTATAAAGGTTACGACCCGTCGTACACCTGGTGGATGGCAGGCCCTGTAAAAGAATTGAACGAAGCCCTGGATGAATACGCCTCCGCCTGGAAAGCCAAAGAAAAGGCCGCACCGTCCGGTAAAGACGACGGCAGCGGTATTGTTGGTTACCCTATCGGCGACGAAGAACTCGTACGACAACTGCAACTGGAAATGATCCCTTACTCCCCGGAGGAACTGGTGGCGATCGCGAACAAGGAGTTTGCCTACTGCGATGCAGAAATGTTAAAAGCTTCCCGCGAGATGGGCTTCGGCGATAACTGGAAGGCCGCCATGGAAAAGGTAAAGAACACCTACGTGGCCCCAGGCAAACAGCCGCAGATGATCATGCGACTCTATAATGAATCGGTTGATTTCCTGAAAAAGCACGACCTCATCACCATTCCGGCTTTGGCCGAGGAAGCCTGGTCTATGATCATGATGACGCCGGAACGCCAGCTGGTAAACCCTTTCTTCACCGGTGGCGAAACACTGAGTATTTCCTACCCTACGAATGATATGTCAGAAGCCGACAAACTCATGATGGCATGCGCGGCAACAATCCTCACTTTTCCCGGAGTACCGTACACCACGAACTGATCGCTGGCCACCACCTGCAAGGTTATATGGAATCGCGCTATAAAACCTACCGCAACTTCCAGACGCCTTTCTGGATCGAAGGTTGGGCATTGTATTGGGAGATGTTATTGTGGGATATGCAATTCCCGCAATCGCCCGAAGACCGTATCGGTATGCTATTCTGGCGTATGCACCGTTGTGCACGCATTATCTTCTCGCTCAACTATCACCTCGGCAAATGGACGCCGCAGGAGTGCATCGACTTCCTGGTCGACAGAGTTGGCCACGAACGCGCAAATGCAGAAGGAGAGGTGCGTCGTTCCTTTGTCGGCGGTTATAGTCCGCTATATCAGATCGCCTACATGATCGGCGGCCTGCAATTCTACGCCCTGCAACGCGACCTGGTCGGCCCCGGCAAATGGACGATGAAGCAGTTCCACGATGCGGTATTGCATGAGAATAATATTCCTGTGGAAATGTTGCGGGCCATACTGACGCAGCAGCCGCTGAAGAAGGATTTTAAAACGAATTGGCGGTTTTATAAGTTGAAATAGGCTTCCCTGCTACAGATATTGAAAGGCATTCCGGGTTCGGAATGCCTTTTTGCTATACGGGCCGTATATCCATCCTATATCCATCGTATATGCTAATCTTCTGAAACCCGAGCCCCTGCGCATGGTGTATAGAGAATCACTATAGGATGGATATACCCTCGCCCCTGGTAGCCTATCTTTTTCGTGGCGAATAAAAAAACGGGCTGCCTCAACCCGAGACAGCCCGCATCTATCAAAGGATATGACTATTGATACAACGCCTTCACACTCGCCGCATCTAATGCTACGGCAGGATTGAACGCTGCACCTTTCATGTATTCTGTAATGCTGTAGTACAACTGTTTCGCCGCCGGACGTTGGTCCAGGTTGCTTTCCAGGTCGATGGAGGTAACGAGCAGTTTGCCTTTACCGATCTTACCTTCGAACACCAGGCCGAGTTTTCTCGATTCGAACCAGGTGTCGATGAGTTGAACGGAAGGACGCAGGTTGGCCGGGAGACCTTTCAGGTGCATGGTTTGCGCGGTATGCAAAATGTCCCACCATTGCCAGTTGCTGTGGTATTCAGTTGGGAACTGGCGCAACATGGGCGAAGACGGGTTACACAGGATGCCGAGTGTATGCGGTGCCTGGTAGGTCGTCCATTCAGTGTTCCAGAATACGGTGGACATGCCCGCTTGTATAGCTGCACCACCGGCTTTGGTGATCTTGCCATTCAGCATCAGCAGTACTTTTGCACCGCCTTCCAGTTTGGCGATTACGTCAGGTGTGAGTTCTTTCGCGATGATAATATCGCTGGACGGCGTAGGATTGAGGGTGGATGGGTATACCCAGAAGTCCCAGTCATTCACGCCAAGGCCTTTCACAGTTATCTCCAGGTTCAGTTTAGCGGCCTGTTTGATGCCCGCCAGGTCGAAGGAGATTTGTCCCGCCGGGTTGTTGTTGCTGCGTTTTAGGTCTGCCTGCAACGTGCCGCTCGCCAGTACTTTCTTTTGCAGATCGGTGATGCGCCAGGTAAGGTTTGCGTTAGGTACGCCGGATTTTCCAAAGTGAGAAACCTGAACGTTTGCGCTAAACTTTTCGTTGTTCATCCAGGTGAACTTGGGCATTAGCGCCAGCGGTACGGTGGCGGATGCAAAACGGTGATATTCGGCTGGTGTGCAATATGGTTTGCTGTTCCAGAACGGGTCCAGTACGCCAACGAGGGCGGTGCCTTGTCCGGGAAAATCGTGGAGGTCCAGCAATTGGTAGCCGGCGTAGCCCGTGCGCATACCGGCTTCGATATCTGCTTTATAACATAACACCTGCAATTTGCCGGAAGCCATGAGGAACTCGCGCTCCTGGGACTGAAGGTTTTCTTTTTTAAGAAACTCACGGAAGATGTCGAAGTTACGTGCCTGCAACAGGCCTGTATATTTCTTCGTTTCAGAAAAGTCCGGGTACACGCACCACTGGCCAATCTCATGGGCAACCATCGGTATTTCTTTGCCGAGATACTGATTGATGCCGTTCACTTTCGCGGTGAAATCAAATTGGGTGTTAGGGATTTTGGCATTGATCACACTCTTCACCCCTTCACCCCATGC
This genomic interval from Chitinophaga horti contains the following:
- a CDS encoding DUF885 domain-containing protein, with product MNRKTDWLKILLFMMGVHSMPGTITAQDKGGNSLYQQTSEVNNIMVKYNADRGNLGRFYFIDNSPERRERMRTLYEDYLQQLSPLNFESLPVGSQVDYLLFRQDLQEQLRRLDVEKKEVEQLKTWFAFADELYVTEAKRRRGAELEAQPMASSWHNMALTIRKNIKQLEASGSMNIYLIRRGAGIVRGLKEVLQTVDAFYKGYDPSYTWWMAGPVKELNEALDEYASAWKAKEKAAPSGKDDGSGIVGYPIGDEELVRQLQLEMIPYSPEELVAIANKEFAYCDAEMLKASREMGFGDNWKAAMEKVKNTYVAPGKQPQMIMRLYNESVDFLKKHDLITIPALAEEAWSMIMMTPERQLVNPFFTGGETLSISYPTNDMSEADKLMMACAATILTFPGVPYTTN
- a CDS encoding DUF885 domain-containing protein; amino-acid sequence: MRGNNPHFSRSTVHHELIAGHHLQGYMESRYKTYRNFQTPFWIEGWALYWEMLLWDMQFPQSPEDRIGMLFWRMHRCARIIFSLNYHLGKWTPQECIDFLVDRVGHERANAEGEVRRSFVGGYSPLYQIAYMIGGLQFYALQRDLVGPGKWTMKQFHDAVLHENNIPVEMLRAILTQQPLKKDFKTNWRFYKLK